A genomic stretch from Acidobacteriota bacterium includes:
- a CDS encoding alcohol dehydrogenase catalytic domain-containing protein yields MKSQDRQFPSNGQEMRAAVYRGPGELSVERVPVPDILDGEILVQVRACGVCGTDLKKIAYGLVPPPRIFGHEIAGVVARVGSAVTGFRVGDRVATHHHIPCGNCFFCEKKLFSQCESYRRTGTTAGFEPAGGGFAEYVRVMDWIVAGGTVRIPDSVSFDEASFLEPLNTCLKALETACVEPGEVVAVYGQGPVGLLLMQAARAAGARVVGLDFLEPRLQIARELGAEAALDPAGDDVDRTIALLTDGRGADLAIVAAASPEAVADAQRIVRRGGRVLLFAQTVPGEKIPVDASSICMEEKRLIGSYSASVELQEKAAQMIFEGTIDVARLISHRFPLELLQEGIRLASHPSAHSLKVVIQP; encoded by the coding sequence ATGAAGTCCCAAGACCGGCAGTTTCCGAGCAACGGCCAGGAGATGCGGGCCGCCGTCTACCGCGGTCCCGGGGAGCTCTCCGTGGAAAGGGTTCCGGTCCCGGACATCCTGGACGGAGAGATCCTGGTGCAGGTGCGGGCCTGCGGCGTCTGCGGCACGGATCTGAAAAAGATCGCCTACGGGCTGGTGCCCCCGCCGCGCATATTCGGGCACGAGATCGCCGGCGTCGTGGCCCGGGTCGGTTCGGCCGTGACGGGATTTCGAGTCGGGGACCGGGTGGCGACCCACCACCATATTCCCTGCGGGAACTGTTTTTTCTGCGAGAAGAAGCTCTTTTCGCAATGCGAGTCTTACCGGCGCACCGGCACCACCGCCGGCTTTGAACCCGCAGGGGGCGGGTTCGCCGAGTATGTCCGGGTCATGGACTGGATCGTGGCCGGAGGAACCGTGCGGATTCCCGATTCCGTCAGTTTCGACGAGGCCAGTTTCCTCGAGCCCCTCAACACCTGCCTGAAGGCGCTGGAAACCGCGTGCGTCGAGCCGGGGGAGGTGGTGGCGGTTTACGGACAGGGGCCGGTAGGCCTCCTGCTGATGCAGGCCGCCCGCGCGGCGGGGGCCCGCGTGGTGGGGCTGGATTTCCTCGAGCCCCGGCTGCAGATTGCGCGGGAGCTGGGGGCGGAGGCCGCCCTCGATCCCGCCGGAGACGACGTCGACCGGACGATCGCCCTCTTGACGGACGGCAGGGGGGCCGACCTGGCCATCGTGGCCGCGGCCAGCCCGGAAGCCGTCGCCGATGCCCAGCGCATCGTCCGCAGGGGGGGGCGCGTCCTTCTTTTCGCGCAAACCGTGCCCGGCGAGAAGATCCCGGTCGACGCCTCGAGCATCTGCATGGAGGAGAAGAGGCTCATCGGCAGCTATAGCGCTTCGGTGGAGCTCCAGGAGAAAGCGGCACAGATGATTTTTGAAGGAACTATCGACGTGGCCCGACTGATCAGCCACCGATTCCCCCTGGAACTCCTCCAGGAGGGGATACGGCTTGCATCACACCCCTCTGCCCATTCGCTAAAGGTCGTGATACAACCATGA
- a CDS encoding NAD-dependent epimerase/dehydratase family protein: protein MNEEITFVTGATGFIGSHVVRRLLLRGDRVRVLARNSSPKSDIEAFGCEIVIGDLKDSMSLLRCIRGCSRVYHVAADYRLWARNPQEIYDNNVGGTRNLLSACCEAGVEKVVYTSSVGTIGMQRDGIPADEDTPVKLDDMIGHYKRSKFMAEQVAREFATSGLPVVIVNPTTPIGAGDIKPTPTGKIILDFLRGRLPAYVETGLNLVAVEDVAEGHLLAETRGRVGERYILGGENWSLEEILDALAKICGRRAPRFRIPWTVALMAGTLDNFVSGTLLRREPSIPLEGVRMARYKMYISGEKARKELGYSPRPAERALREAVDYFRYDWRPDSAQGRASRLGPDTI from the coding sequence ATGAATGAAGAAATCACCTTTGTGACGGGCGCAACCGGCTTCATTGGAAGCCATGTCGTGCGCAGGCTTCTGCTCCGGGGGGACCGGGTGAGGGTCCTGGCGCGCAACTCCAGCCCCAAGTCGGACATCGAGGCGTTCGGATGCGAAATCGTCATCGGCGACCTGAAGGACTCCATGTCGCTGCTCCGGTGCATCCGGGGCTGCAGCCGCGTCTACCACGTCGCCGCCGATTACCGCCTGTGGGCCCGCAACCCCCAGGAAATCTACGACAACAACGTGGGCGGCACCCGCAATCTCCTGTCGGCCTGCTGTGAAGCCGGGGTGGAGAAGGTCGTCTACACCAGTTCGGTGGGAACGATCGGCATGCAGAGGGACGGCATCCCCGCCGACGAGGACACCCCGGTCAAGCTCGACGACATGATCGGCCACTACAAGCGTTCCAAGTTCATGGCCGAGCAGGTGGCCCGGGAATTCGCCACCTCCGGGCTCCCGGTCGTGATCGTCAACCCGACCACCCCCATCGGCGCGGGGGACATCAAGCCGACGCCGACCGGGAAGATCATCCTGGATTTTCTCAGGGGAAGGCTCCCCGCCTACGTGGAAACGGGGCTGAACCTGGTGGCTGTCGAAGATGTGGCCGAGGGACATCTGCTGGCCGAGACCCGTGGCCGGGTCGGGGAGCGCTACATCCTGGGAGGCGAAAACTGGAGCCTGGAGGAAATCCTCGACGCCCTGGCCAAGATCTGCGGGAGGCGGGCCCCCCGCTTCCGGATCCCCTGGACCGTCGCCCTCATGGCCGGGACCCTGGACAATTTCGTCTCCGGGACCCTTCTGCGCCGGGAGCCTTCGATCCCGCTCGAGGGGGTGAGGATGGCCCGTTACAAAATGTACATCAGCGGCGAAAAGGCGCGCAAAGAGCTGGGCTACAGCCCGCGGCCGGCAGAGAGGGCGCTCCGCGAAGCCGTCGACTATTTCCGTTACGACTGGCGGCCGGACTCCGCCCAGGGTCGCGCATCGAGACTGGGGCCCGACACCATTTGA
- the ispH gene encoding 4-hydroxy-3-methylbut-2-enyl diphosphate reductase produces MNGTGDRKVVLAFPRGFCAGVVRAIDIVKLALEAYGQPLYVRREIVHNKFVVNGLHEKGVLFVNELGEVPAGSRVIFSAHGVPPEVWAEAEARRLKVIDATCPLVTKVHKEAVKYARDGYAIVLIGHSDHDEVIGTLGEAPDNITVLDPEGDIERLNVADPAKIVYLTQTTLSINDTRRIVEKLRRRFPRIKAPNSEDICYATQNRQAAVLELTKRAELILVVGSANSSNSRRLVEVAQSAGVPAHLIDDIEDIQLSWIRDVETIGLTAGASAPEDLVERVVDYLNALGYPHIEPGGGVMENVQFSLPPELAEAAAAHPPRRPGE; encoded by the coding sequence ATGAACGGAACAGGCGACAGGAAGGTGGTCCTGGCTTTTCCGCGCGGGTTCTGCGCGGGGGTGGTCCGCGCCATCGATATCGTGAAGCTCGCGCTGGAAGCCTACGGGCAGCCGCTGTACGTCCGCCGTGAGATCGTACATAACAAGTTCGTGGTCAACGGGCTCCACGAAAAAGGCGTCCTCTTCGTCAATGAACTGGGGGAAGTGCCCGCCGGGAGCCGCGTCATCTTCAGCGCCCACGGCGTCCCCCCCGAGGTCTGGGCCGAGGCGGAAGCCCGCCGGCTGAAGGTCATCGACGCCACCTGCCCGCTCGTGACCAAGGTGCACAAGGAAGCCGTGAAATACGCCCGGGACGGCTACGCGATCGTTCTCATCGGTCATTCCGACCACGACGAGGTCATCGGCACCCTGGGCGAAGCCCCCGACAATATCACCGTGCTGGACCCGGAGGGGGACATAGAGAGGCTGAATGTCGCGGATCCCGCCAAGATCGTTTACCTCACCCAGACCACCCTGAGCATCAACGACACCCGGAGAATCGTGGAGAAACTGCGGCGGCGGTTCCCCCGCATCAAGGCCCCGAATTCCGAGGATATCTGTTATGCGACCCAGAACCGCCAGGCGGCGGTGCTGGAGCTGACGAAAAGGGCGGAATTGATCCTGGTGGTGGGATCGGCCAACAGCTCCAACTCGCGCCGCCTGGTGGAGGTGGCCCAGAGCGCCGGGGTGCCCGCCCACCTTATCGATGACATCGAGGACATCCAGCTTTCCTGGATCCGGGACGTGGAGACCATAGGGTTGACGGCCGGCGCCTCCGCCCCGGAGGACCTGGTCGAAAGGGTGGTGGACTACCTGAACGCCCTGGGGTACCCCCACATCGAACCCGGTGGCGGCGTCATGGAGAATGTCCAGTTCTCGCTCCCCCCGGAGCTGGCCGAGGCCGCCGCGGCCCATCCTCCCCGCCGCCCTGGGGAATGA
- a CDS encoding SpoIIE family protein phosphatase has protein sequence MEEQTMEKPCSLLLVGLDPAELSLCSDHFSRSGHGVAAALNVDEAVEKLNPGGVDLVYLRSRDGRSGAAMITRLAGPSPFPPVVLVCDRADGGSILDIWRAGAADILFPPLTPEALDASLRRCAQRLSPRAGTPLSLPKGRFFYLDETGEERWVSVPPPRFTIGRSSRNHLVLDHGSISRSHAEVVAQGDGYLLRDLDSKLGTCVNGVRIKETLLADGDEVQFGGAQGLSFTFRTADILGSLLGGSDPGRVAGMSMSGFRDIGKLFAAFRTLSSIAVLDDLLALVVDTAIELTGAERGFIMLRELDGSLQFRCARSRHKHSLDGSCFQTSRRIPEEVHRTGRPIFVKDLDHGTGAEWHESTRQIGLHSISCVPLRYVPLHDEANPSGSRCAEIIGVLYLDSASVGARLTSTRVGALETLAMEAAMAIYNAKLYKDLEDKRRMEEQLARAREIQQTLLPPPVRDRGFVLACGWSLPCYEIGGDYFDYFDLDGDRLGFTLGDVAGKGISAALLASLVQGLFSAQGHFDAPLESIVASINRTLALRGDGSRFVTSFFGVLSPDGSCRYVNAGHNPPILLRRDGSLEQLTAGGMVLGLFAGEQYRSSCARFGPGDRLVLFTDGAVDALGASGKEFGLDRLISVLRSHARLPAPEMLALTQAAVLDYSEGVPQADDITLLVLEFRGPGPRP, from the coding sequence ATGGAGGAACAGACCATGGAAAAACCCTGCTCTCTTCTGCTGGTGGGGCTCGATCCCGCCGAACTGAGCCTCTGTTCCGACCACTTTTCCCGCTCGGGCCACGGAGTGGCCGCCGCCCTGAATGTGGACGAAGCCGTCGAAAAGCTGAATCCCGGGGGCGTCGACCTGGTCTACCTGCGTTCCCGGGACGGCCGCAGCGGGGCGGCGATGATCACCAGGCTCGCGGGCCCGTCCCCCTTCCCACCCGTAGTGCTGGTATGCGATCGTGCCGACGGAGGGTCGATCCTGGATATCTGGCGCGCGGGGGCGGCCGATATCCTCTTCCCCCCCCTGACCCCGGAGGCTCTCGACGCCAGCCTCCGCCGATGCGCCCAGCGGCTTTCTCCCCGCGCCGGTACGCCCCTTTCTCTCCCCAAGGGGCGCTTCTTTTACCTGGACGAGACCGGGGAGGAGCGCTGGGTCTCCGTCCCCCCCCCGCGGTTCACCATCGGGCGCAGTTCCCGCAACCACCTGGTACTCGACCACGGAAGCATTTCCAGGTCCCACGCCGAGGTGGTGGCGCAGGGCGACGGGTACCTCCTGCGCGACCTCGACAGCAAGCTGGGGACCTGCGTCAACGGCGTGCGCATAAAAGAGACCCTTCTGGCCGACGGGGACGAGGTCCAGTTCGGGGGGGCGCAGGGCCTCAGTTTCACCTTTCGCACCGCCGACATCCTGGGGTCGCTCCTGGGCGGGAGCGACCCGGGAAGGGTGGCGGGGATGTCCATGAGCGGCTTCAGGGACATCGGGAAACTCTTCGCCGCTTTCCGGACCCTGAGCTCCATTGCGGTCCTGGACGACCTCCTGGCGCTCGTCGTGGACACGGCGATCGAGCTCACCGGGGCGGAGCGCGGTTTCATCATGCTCCGGGAGCTTGACGGTTCGCTCCAGTTCCGATGCGCCCGGAGCCGCCACAAGCATTCGCTGGACGGATCGTGTTTTCAGACCAGCAGGAGGATCCCCGAGGAGGTCCACCGAACCGGCCGCCCCATCTTCGTCAAGGACCTGGATCACGGTACGGGCGCCGAATGGCACGAGAGCACGCGCCAGATCGGGCTGCACAGCATCTCGTGCGTCCCGCTCCGCTATGTCCCCCTGCACGACGAGGCGAACCCCTCCGGGTCCCGGTGCGCCGAAATCATCGGCGTCCTCTACCTGGACAGTGCGAGCGTCGGCGCGCGGCTGACGAGCACCCGGGTGGGCGCGCTCGAAACGCTGGCGATGGAAGCGGCCATGGCGATCTACAACGCGAAACTCTACAAGGACCTCGAGGACAAGCGCCGGATGGAGGAGCAGCTGGCACGCGCCCGGGAGATCCAGCAGACCCTGCTGCCGCCCCCCGTCCGGGACCGGGGGTTCGTCCTGGCCTGCGGCTGGAGCCTCCCCTGCTACGAAATCGGGGGGGATTACTTCGACTATTTCGACCTGGACGGGGACCGGTTGGGCTTTACCCTCGGGGATGTGGCCGGGAAGGGGATTTCGGCCGCCCTGCTCGCTTCCCTGGTGCAGGGGCTCTTTTCGGCGCAGGGGCATTTCGACGCCCCCCTGGAGAGCATCGTCGCCTCCATCAACCGCACCCTTGCCCTCAGGGGGGACGGCAGCCGTTTCGTGACCTCCTTTTTCGGGGTCCTGAGCCCCGACGGCAGCTGCCGTTACGTCAACGCCGGGCACAACCCCCCCATTCTCCTCCGCCGTGACGGTTCCCTGGAGCAGCTGACCGCCGGGGGGATGGTCCTCGGCCTCTTCGCGGGCGAGCAGTACCGGTCCTCCTGCGCGCGGTTCGGGCCGGGGGACCGTCTCGTCCTTTTCACCGACGGCGCCGTCGACGCCCTGGGCGCTTCCGGGAAGGAATTCGGGCTCGACCGCCTCATTTCGGTCCTGCGCTCCCACGCGCGGCTCCCGGCCCCCGAAATGCTGGCGCTGACCCAGGCGGCGGTGCTGGACTACTCCGAGGGGGTCCCGCAGGCCGACGACATCACCCTGTTGGTTCTCGAATTCCGGGGTCCGGGCCCCCGGCCGTGA
- the sucC gene encoding ADP-forming succinate--CoA ligase subunit beta: MNVHEYQAKEILARFGVPVPRGEAASNPYQAYEIAARLGGRVAVKAQIHAGGRGKGGGIRLADTPSEAEEIAGGMIGAALVTRQTGSGGRIVRRVLVEEALSIRKEFYIGILVDRETRRPVIVASPAGGMDIEKVAAETPERIFREPVDPRVGLQPYSLRKLAFRLGLEDGLLPAATRVIAALYRVFEQLDASLVEINPLLVTGSDEVYALDAKIVLDDNALYRHPELRALRDFGEEDPLEIRASRLGINYIRLDGNIGCMVNGAGLAMATMDIIKIAGGSPANFLDVGGGATAEQIRSAFRILLSDEKVKVVLLNIFGGIVRCDIVAHGVIGAVRDAGVKVPVVVRLEGTNVDEGRRLLLDSEFEFTVADGMRDAAEKAVAVARRKGVQ; encoded by the coding sequence GTGAACGTTCACGAATATCAGGCCAAGGAAATACTGGCGCGGTTCGGCGTGCCGGTCCCGCGGGGGGAGGCTGCCTCGAATCCTTACCAGGCCTACGAGATCGCGGCGCGCTTGGGCGGCAGGGTGGCGGTCAAGGCGCAGATCCATGCGGGCGGCAGGGGCAAGGGGGGAGGGATCCGGCTGGCGGACACCCCGTCGGAGGCCGAGGAGATCGCCGGCGGGATGATCGGCGCCGCCCTGGTGACCCGGCAGACCGGGAGCGGCGGGCGCATCGTGCGGCGGGTGCTCGTCGAGGAGGCGCTTTCGATCCGGAAGGAATTCTATATCGGAATCCTCGTCGACCGGGAGACCCGGCGCCCCGTCATCGTGGCCTCCCCGGCGGGCGGGATGGATATCGAGAAGGTCGCCGCGGAAACGCCCGAGCGGATCTTCCGGGAGCCTGTCGATCCCCGTGTCGGGCTGCAGCCCTACTCCTTGAGAAAACTCGCCTTCCGCCTGGGGCTGGAGGACGGTCTGCTGCCGGCGGCCACCCGCGTCATCGCCGCGCTCTACCGCGTGTTCGAGCAGCTCGACGCCTCGCTGGTGGAAATCAACCCGCTGCTGGTGACCGGGTCGGACGAGGTGTACGCCCTGGACGCCAAGATCGTCCTCGACGACAACGCGCTCTACCGCCACCCGGAACTCCGGGCCCTGCGCGATTTCGGCGAGGAGGACCCCCTGGAGATCCGGGCCTCCCGCCTGGGAATCAACTATATCCGCCTCGACGGCAATATCGGGTGCATGGTCAACGGGGCCGGCCTGGCCATGGCGACGATGGACATCATCAAGATCGCCGGGGGGAGCCCCGCCAATTTTCTGGATGTCGGCGGCGGGGCGACGGCGGAGCAGATCCGCAGCGCCTTCCGGATCCTGCTTTCCGACGAAAAGGTCAAGGTTGTCCTGCTCAACATCTTCGGCGGGATCGTGCGCTGCGACATCGTGGCGCACGGGGTCATCGGGGCCGTCCGCGATGCCGGGGTGAAGGTCCCCGTAGTCGTCCGGCTCGAGGGGACCAACGTGGACGAGGGGCGGCGCCTGCTCCTCGACTCCGAATTCGAGTTTACGGTTGCCGACGGGATGAGGGACGCGGCGGAAAAAGCGGTCGCAGTGGCGCGACGGAAGGGGGTCCAGTGA
- the sucD gene encoding succinate--CoA ligase subunit alpha: MTILIDGGTRLAIQGITGREGSFHARQCVEYGTNVVAGVTPGKGGTLLDGIPVFHTVEEAVAKEGVTATLIFVPAAHGADAILEAAAAGVRLVICITEGIPTQDMARVMGLVEGSATRLVGPNCPGVISPGKCKAGIMPGRIFREGHVGVISRSGTLTYEAVHQLSMRGIGQSTCIGIGGDPVIGTRFVDALELFERDPDTHAVVMVGEIGGTAEEEAARYIRENMTKPVVGFIAGRTAPPGRRMGHAGAIISGGKGTAAEKMEALERSGVRVVSSPADIGEAMEGILDPS, from the coding sequence GTGACGATACTGATCGACGGCGGTACGCGTCTGGCCATCCAGGGAATCACCGGCCGTGAAGGCTCCTTCCACGCGCGGCAGTGCGTCGAGTACGGCACGAACGTCGTCGCGGGGGTCACCCCCGGCAAGGGGGGCACCCTGCTCGACGGCATCCCCGTTTTTCACACCGTCGAGGAGGCGGTGGCGAAGGAAGGGGTGACGGCGACGCTGATTTTCGTCCCCGCCGCGCACGGGGCCGACGCTATCCTGGAGGCGGCCGCGGCGGGCGTCCGCCTGGTCATCTGCATCACCGAGGGGATCCCGACCCAGGACATGGCCCGGGTCATGGGGCTGGTGGAGGGCTCGGCCACGCGCCTCGTCGGGCCCAACTGCCCCGGCGTGATCTCGCCCGGGAAATGCAAGGCGGGGATCATGCCGGGCCGGATTTTCCGGGAAGGGCACGTGGGTGTCATTTCCCGCAGCGGGACGCTGACCTACGAGGCGGTGCATCAGCTGTCGATGCGGGGTATCGGGCAGTCCACCTGCATCGGCATCGGGGGGGACCCCGTCATCGGAACCCGCTTCGTCGATGCGCTCGAGCTGTTCGAGCGGGACCCCGACACGCACGCCGTCGTGATGGTGGGGGAAATCGGGGGGACGGCGGAGGAGGAGGCTGCACGGTATATCCGGGAAAACATGACAAAGCCCGTCGTCGGTTTCATCGCGGGCCGGACGGCCCCTCCGGGAAGACGGATGGGGCATGCGGGCGCGATCATTTCCGGGGGGAAGGGGACCGCGGCCGAAAAGATGGAAGCGCTCGAGCGTTCGGGCGTGCGCGTGGTGTCGAGCCCCGCCGATATCGGCGAGGCGATGGAGGGGATCCTCGACCCGAGTTGA
- a CDS encoding Mrp/NBP35 family ATP-binding protein, with the protein MSNDAAPREQDILDALRKVEDPDLHKDIVTLNFIKNLEIEAGTVSFTIELTTPACPVKKEMEQWAREAVLAVPGVSDVRITMSAAVTRGTAGEGKQSVPGVRNIVAVGSGKGGVGKSTVTVNIAVALAQTGAAVGILDADIYGPNVPLMMGIDGRPRAVGDRIQTLSNYGVRVMSMGFLTDRDDQPLIWRGPMLHGVIQQFIRQVDWGGLDYLLVDLPPGTGDVQLSLTQTVPLMGAVIVSTPQDVALQDARKAIAMFRQVNVEILGIVENMSYFQCPKCGERTPIFSHGGGSATASRYGVPFLGEVPLDVSLREGGDAGRPVTALAPDSAVGEAFRRIAEHVAAQVSIANSRNVGVVIE; encoded by the coding sequence ATGTCGAATGATGCAGCGCCCCGTGAGCAGGATATCCTGGATGCTCTCAGAAAGGTCGAGGATCCGGACCTCCACAAGGACATCGTCACCCTGAATTTCATCAAGAACCTCGAGATCGAGGCCGGCACCGTGTCCTTTACGATCGAGCTCACCACCCCCGCCTGCCCGGTCAAGAAGGAGATGGAGCAGTGGGCGCGCGAGGCGGTGCTCGCGGTTCCCGGGGTGAGCGACGTGCGGATCACCATGTCGGCGGCCGTGACGCGGGGGACCGCGGGGGAGGGGAAACAGTCGGTCCCCGGCGTCAGGAACATCGTCGCCGTGGGGAGCGGCAAGGGAGGGGTCGGCAAGTCCACCGTGACCGTGAACATCGCCGTGGCGCTGGCACAGACGGGGGCCGCGGTCGGGATCCTCGACGCGGACATCTACGGGCCGAACGTCCCCCTGATGATGGGGATCGACGGGAGGCCCCGGGCGGTCGGGGACCGCATCCAGACGCTGTCGAACTACGGCGTGCGGGTGATGTCGATGGGCTTTCTGACCGACCGTGACGACCAGCCCCTGATCTGGCGCGGGCCGATGCTGCACGGCGTGATCCAGCAGTTCATCCGCCAGGTGGACTGGGGGGGGCTGGACTACCTCCTCGTCGACCTCCCCCCGGGAACGGGCGACGTCCAGCTCAGCCTGACCCAAACCGTACCCCTGATGGGGGCCGTGATCGTCAGCACGCCGCAGGACGTGGCGCTGCAGGACGCGCGCAAGGCGATTGCGATGTTCCGCCAGGTGAACGTGGAGATCCTGGGGATCGTGGAGAACATGTCCTATTTCCAGTGCCCCAAATGCGGCGAGCGGACCCCCATCTTCAGCCATGGCGGCGGGTCGGCCACGGCCTCCCGATACGGGGTCCCCTTTCTCGGCGAGGTGCCGCTCGACGTCTCGCTGCGCGAAGGGGGGGACGCGGGCAGGCCGGTGACGGCCCTGGCCCCCGATTCGGCCGTCGGCGAAGCCTTCCGGCGGATCGCCGAGCACGTGGCCGCGCAGGTGAGCATCGCCAACTCCCGCAACGTCGGGGTCGTCATCGAGTAG
- a CDS encoding glycosyltransferase family 9 protein, translating to MRTLVLHPGALGDVLLALPALGALGRAEPGAEITLACGPALPAPMLAGFADRVLPLSAFPLHRLHGPDPPTEPDIRLWESYDRVVSWTGAANDLFVRNLRGIHPGAIVAPWRPAPGEARHVSRIFIDSLGLGPEPAGGRTAVRIHPDSASLEEGGRWLREQGWEGKRALAMLHPGAGSSGKRWPPENFTALARRLAGRNDLELILMEGPAEEGLARQMAEAVPGSLPCEGLPLGPLAGVLGHCRFFIGNDSGVTHLAAALGVPTVTLFGPTAPEQWAPLGESVTVLRDGAGRLAGITVDAVLEAMRNQPAKAPWSSQIL from the coding sequence GTGCGCACCCTTGTCCTTCACCCCGGCGCCCTGGGGGACGTCCTTTTGGCGCTCCCGGCGCTGGGGGCCCTCGGCCGGGCGGAGCCCGGGGCGGAGATCACCCTGGCGTGCGGCCCGGCGCTGCCCGCCCCCATGCTGGCGGGGTTCGCGGACAGGGTCCTCCCCCTTTCCGCGTTCCCGCTCCACCGCCTCCACGGCCCCGATCCTCCGACGGAGCCGGACATCCGCCTGTGGGAGAGCTACGACCGGGTCGTCTCCTGGACCGGGGCCGCCAACGACCTTTTCGTCCGCAACCTGCGCGGGATCCACCCCGGCGCGATCGTCGCCCCCTGGCGCCCGGCGCCGGGCGAGGCGCGCCACGTCTCGCGCATCTTCATCGATTCCCTGGGCCTCGGGCCGGAGCCGGCCGGAGGCCGAACGGCCGTGCGGATCCACCCTGACAGCGCCTCCCTGGAAGAAGGGGGGCGGTGGCTCCGGGAGCAGGGGTGGGAGGGGAAGAGGGCGCTCGCGATGCTGCACCCCGGGGCGGGGTCGTCCGGGAAGCGCTGGCCCCCCGAAAATTTCACCGCATTGGCCCGCCGCCTGGCGGGTCGGAACGACCTCGAGCTCATCCTCATGGAGGGCCCGGCGGAGGAGGGGCTCGCGCGGCAGATGGCCGAAGCGGTCCCGGGGTCGCTGCCGTGCGAGGGACTGCCGCTCGGGCCCCTGGCGGGAGTCCTCGGGCATTGCCGGTTTTTCATCGGGAACGATTCGGGGGTGACCCATCTCGCCGCCGCGCTGGGGGTTCCGACCGTCACCCTTTTCGGGCCCACCGCGCCCGAACAGTGGGCCCCCCTCGGGGAGAGCGTGACGGTCCTCCGGGACGGGGCGGGCCGCCTGGCAGGCATCACCGTCGACGCCGTCCTCGAGGCGATGAGGAATCAGCCGGCGAAGGCGCCCTGGAGCAGCCAGATATTGTAG
- a CDS encoding calcium/sodium antiporter has protein sequence MLIASLAIVAGLALLIWSADWFVDGAAALARHFGLPALLIGMVIVGFGTSAPEMVVSAIASIEGNPGIALGNAYGSNIANIALILGLTALVSPIAVHSSVLRRELPVLAAVTGLAAWQAWDGRITRLDAAGLLLVFGALMAWSIREGLQRKTDDFGSEMERELQIRPLPPRRAALRLLVGLAVLIVSSRALVWGAVEVARGFGISDLVIGLTIVAVGTSLPELASSLAAARRNEHDIALGNVIGSNLFNTLAVVGIAGAIHPVAAAPEVFSRDILAMSVLTVSLFVMGYGFWSPRRINRWEGSLLLVAYVAYNIWLLQGAFAG, from the coding sequence ATGCTGATAGCGTCTTTGGCCATCGTTGCGGGGCTCGCGCTCCTGATCTGGAGCGCGGACTGGTTCGTGGACGGGGCGGCCGCGCTGGCGCGCCACTTCGGGCTGCCGGCGCTTTTGATCGGGATGGTGATCGTGGGATTCGGCACCTCGGCGCCGGAGATGGTGGTGTCGGCCATCGCCTCGATCGAGGGGAACCCCGGGATCGCGCTCGGGAACGCCTACGGCTCCAACATCGCCAACATCGCCCTCATTCTCGGGCTGACGGCCCTCGTCAGCCCCATCGCCGTCCACTCGAGCGTCCTGCGGCGCGAGCTGCCGGTCCTGGCCGCCGTCACGGGACTCGCGGCCTGGCAGGCGTGGGACGGGCGGATCACCAGGCTGGACGCGGCCGGGCTGCTCCTGGTCTTCGGCGCCCTGATGGCCTGGTCGATCCGGGAGGGGCTGCAGCGGAAGACCGACGACTTCGGGAGCGAAATGGAAAGGGAGCTCCAGATCCGTCCCCTCCCCCCGCGGCGCGCGGCGCTGCGCCTCCTCGTGGGCCTCGCGGTGCTGATCGTCAGTTCCCGGGCGCTGGTCTGGGGGGCCGTGGAGGTCGCTCGCGGCTTCGGGATCAGCGATCTCGTCATCGGCCTCACCATCGTGGCCGTGGGCACTTCCCTGCCGGAACTGGCGTCGTCGCTCGCCGCCGCCCGCCGCAACGAACACGACATCGCCCTCGGCAACGTCATCGGGTCGAACCTGTTCAACACCCTGGCCGTGGTCGGCATCGCCGGGGCGATCCACCCCGTCGCGGCCGCGCCCGAGGTCTTCTCCCGCGACATCCTGGCGATGTCGGTCCTGACCGTGTCGCTCTTCGTCATGGGGTACGGGTTCTGGAGCCCGCGCCGCATCAATCGCTGGGAGGGGAGCCTGCTCCTGGTCGCCTACGTCGCCTACAATATCTGGCTGCTCCAGGGCGCCTTCGCCGGCTGA